In Hyphomicrobium denitrificans 1NES1, the genomic stretch TGTTCGACGGCATGAAGTCGAAGCGCATCGGCCGCGACGAGGTAATCGAGAAATTCGGCGTGCCGCCGGAGAAGGTCGTCGACGTTCAGTCTCTTGCGGGCGATTCGATAGACAACGTGCCGGGCGTGCCGGGCATCGGCATCAAGACTGCGGCGGAGCTGATCGCCGCCTATGGCGATCTCGATTCGCTGCTTGCTCATGCGGGCGAGATCAAGCAGCCGAAGCGGCGCGAAAAGCTCATCGAATTTGCGGAGCAGGCGCGCATTTCGCGCAGCCTTGTGCTGCTCAAAGACGATGTCGTGCTGGCGACGGCGATCGAAGCGTTGGGGGTTCGCGACCCGCACGTCGATGCGCTGCTGGCGTTTTTACGTGCCATGGAATTCAATACGCTGACGAAGCGCATTGCGGTGGGATTGGGCGCAGAAGTGCCGCCGCCTCTCGCGGTTTCCGTGGGGGCGAGCGTGAAGGCGCCGCCGCAGCAGGCGAAGACAAGAGATCTTGAGACGATCGAGGAGGCTGCTCCGGTAGAGGCTTCCCCTGCCGCCGCCGTTGCCGCCGGCGCCGCGATCGCTCGGGCCGAGGGGGTCGACAGGAGCAAATATGAAGCGGTCACGACGCGGGCGCGCCTCGAAGACTGGATTTGCCGGGCGAGGGAGGCGGGACGTGTCGCATTCGACACCGAGACGACCGACCTTAACGCTGTCGATGCCGAGCTTGTGGGGCTTTCACTTGCAATTGCGTCGGGGGAAGCCTGCTATGTGCCTCTTGGTCATACCGGACCGAGCGGCGATCTGTTCGGTGGTGAAGATAATCGTCCGCAACAGCTCGACGCCGAGGAGGCGTTGGCTCTGTTGCGTCCACTTCTTGAAGACCCGAGCGTTCTGAAGATCGGGCAGAACATCAAGTACGATATGCTCGTGATGAAGCGGCGCGGCATCGAGATTGCGCCGTTCGACGATACGATGCTGCTCTCCTATGCGCTCGACGGTGGGCGCGGCCAGCATGGCATGGACGCTCTGGCCGAGCGTCATCTCGGTCATATGTGCATGACGTTTGCGCAGGCAATGGGGCATGCGCCCGGCGCCAAGAAGTCGGACAAGACGTTCGCGGCGATGCCACTCGACAAAGCCACCGAATATGCGGCTGAAGATGCCGACGTGACGATGCGGCTCTGGATGACGTTGAAGCCGCGTCTTGCCGCCGAACACATGACGACCGTCTACGAAACGCTCGAGCGGCCGCTTGTGCCGGTGATCGTCGGGATGGAGCATGCTGGCATCAAGGTCGATCGGGATATTCTTTCCCGCCTCTCGAATACCTTCGCGCAGCGCACGGTGCGGCTCGAAGAAGAGATCAACGGGCTGGTTGGGCACAAGTTCAATCTCGGCTCGCCGAAGCAGCTTGGCGAATTGCTGTTCGACCGGTTGAAGCTGCCCGGAGGCAAAAAGACCAAGAGCGGGCAGTGGGAGACGCGCGCCAATCTTCTCGACGATCTTGCCGCCAACGAGGAGCTTGATGGAGACGCTCGCCGTCTGATCAACACGATGCTCGAATGGCGGCAGATGACGAAGCTCAAGTCGACCTATACGGATGCGCTACCGGCGTACATCAACGCCGAGACGGGCCGTATTCACACAAGCTATGCGCTGGGTGCGACGACGACAGGCCGTCTCGCTTCGTCCGATCCCAATCTGCAGAACATTCCGATTCGCACGAAGGAGGGCCGCGAAATCCGTACGGCCTTTATTGCAGACAAGGGGATGAAGCTTGTCTCGGCAGATTATTCGCAGATCGAGCTACGCGTGCTCGCCCACGTCGCGGACATTCCG encodes the following:
- the polA gene encoding DNA polymerase I — protein: MTTKSKKDQVPEQTSADFSGLVPVSKGSRVYLIDGSGYIFRAFHALPPLTRPSDGLPVGAVHGFCQMLWKFLRETKASEAPTHMGVIFDAGRETFRNEIYPKYKAQRPPPPEELIPQFPLIRDAVRAFNVACIELDGYEADDLIATYARMAVDVGGDVTIVSSDKDLMQLVRPGVTMFDGMKSKRIGRDEVIEKFGVPPEKVVDVQSLAGDSIDNVPGVPGIGIKTAAELIAAYGDLDSLLAHAGEIKQPKRREKLIEFAEQARISRSLVLLKDDVVLATAIEALGVRDPHVDALLAFLRAMEFNTLTKRIAVGLGAEVPPPLAVSVGASVKAPPQQAKTRDLETIEEAAPVEASPAAAVAAGAAIARAEGVDRSKYEAVTTRARLEDWICRAREAGRVAFDTETTDLNAVDAELVGLSLAIASGEACYVPLGHTGPSGDLFGGEDNRPQQLDAEEALALLRPLLEDPSVLKIGQNIKYDMLVMKRRGIEIAPFDDTMLLSYALDGGRGQHGMDALAERHLGHMCMTFAQAMGHAPGAKKSDKTFAAMPLDKATEYAAEDADVTMRLWMTLKPRLAAEHMTTVYETLERPLVPVIVGMEHAGIKVDRDILSRLSNTFAQRTVRLEEEINGLVGHKFNLGSPKQLGELLFDRLKLPGGKKTKSGQWETRANLLDDLAANEELDGDARRLINTMLEWRQMTKLKSTYTDALPAYINAETGRIHTSYALGATTTGRLASSDPNLQNIPIRTKEGREIRTAFIADKGMKLVSADYSQIELRVLAHVADIPQLKKAFAEGLDIHAMTASEMFGVPIKDMPAEVRRRAKAINFGIIYGISAFGLANQLGISREEAGDYIKTYFQRFPGIRDYMDATKKQVHAHGHVETIFGRRIHYPEINTKNPSMRGFLERAAINAPIQGSAADIIRRAMIRMPAALKIAKLPSAKMLLQVHDELVFEVADSDASALIKTACRVMETAAEPAVKLSVPIHVDAKAADNWDEAH